In Scatophagus argus isolate fScaArg1 chromosome 3, fScaArg1.pri, whole genome shotgun sequence, the genomic stretch ttaatgttcatgttttagtattgtgggaggaaacagGACGGAGTACCAGGAAAACCCccatgcacatgcaaacatgtagaacatgcaaacatgcagaacatgcaaacatgcagaacatgcaaacttgacacagaagggcccagacctggatttgaacctgaaaccctcCCGCTATGAGGCGAACTACCACCCCACAGAGTTGCCTgtgtatatacattttatatgtaaataaaataaaatgtgtaaaagtaaTGCAACACAGCCAGTAACTTGCTTTAAATAACATTGTAAAATattgtaatttctttttactttaCATGCAATTTTAGCACCCCTATAAAACACAGTTTGGATCTggtcaaaaacaacaatgacaaattaactttaatttgGCAGTTCAAGTATGTAGTAATACAGctacaaaatatacaaagtaGAACatatcattcatttattcattttctacactgcttatccgtcagggtcgcggggggccTTGAACCTATCACAGCTGACTAAAgggcgaaaggcggggtacaccctggactggtcatcagtcaatcgcagggccgacacacaaagacagacaaccacacacactcacacctagtatctaacctggaaccctcttgtcatgaggcgacagtgctaaccactgcaccactgagCTAGAGTAGCTGTTCTGTATATTTGTCTAATGTTGTTAGACATCATTATTAGTTTGCTCGTCGTTTGTAAAATATTCAGCCCTGCAGCCAGTAgacttgtctgtgtttgtaatCGGTCCTGTGCTACAAGCACCGCCATGTTTATGTTAAAGTGCTCATAGCTAGATTGTAAAATCCTGGGCTGACTTATCAAGTTGCTAACTAATACAGTGTGATTGCTTAGCAAGTCTGCAGTTGTTAGGCTTAATAAAGCCGGATAACTTGGACAAGATATCCTTGGCATGTCAAACTCGCTTCTTCATACAGGCCTAAGGATCTCAGTCTAGGGTGTTCTTCCTCTAACCTGGTGTGCATTGGCATTCAGAGCTTGGGCTTCTGTCCCCAGCGGACTAGCTGTGTTCCCATCATCCGTTAGCTTGTCGGGAACCTCACTCGTCTCAAGTAAGGATTCTCTCTCCACCAGCAGATAGGCAACCTGCTCACTGGGGCTGCTGTGGATCAACTCTGTGAGACCCTGCTGGTACAGCATTTTAGCCACCTCACTTATCTGGGAATCTGTCACAACAGAGAATGGTGAAAAggtatttattattatgatgatgatttatgaCACATTCAAATCTGGAATCTTTGGCCTAAGGGTGTCTGGAGTCCCTGTACTACCAATTGAATGGAAAATACCATGCAGcaatttaaaagattaaaagacTCTCTCAGATAAAGATCCAGAAGTTTGAATTTTATCACTGCTGCTTTAGCTgttgcattattattataatatataaaggtgatgtagaaaataaaaatgtccaaCCTTGAAGGGTTATTAGGCGTCGCAACTGGTCCTTGAgttgattattttcatcttgTATCTCTTCagccaaaatgtctttgtgctCCGTAAAGATTCGGATCTGCTCCAAGGACTTGCGTACcttacagacaaacagacagaaaaccaaTGTCTAACTCTCTACTGGATGCAGGCCTTCGCTTATTCTTGCTCTTCTTGTGATGTCGATTTTAGTTTGGTAGCTGATAACTTGCCTCTGCCATCTCTGCTAGGTGTTGTGAGCGCTGGGTGTCCAGGTCCCATGTCACACTGCTAAGACGGCTTCTGGTGCACCGGAGGGCACGCCACAGCAAATGCAGCTGAGCCTCCTTAGGACAGTCAGGAGCAAGTCCCTCTGCCCTAAACCATGTGGCCATCTGCTCCAGCTCTTCCTACAGATGGGATGAatgacatgttgacatgtggCCGCTTACTTCTTATCTCATCGAAAGGCATCCTGCATGTTACATCTCTCCAATCAGTCTCTAAGGTGAACATTATGTATTTTTACTTGCATGGATAGGATGTCATTATTGAAACATGCACTTTTAAATCAAGCCTGGAAATAAGTTATTTTATAATAAGAGAAACTGGTGCTTgttagaatatatatatatatatatattttttatcagtGAAGGCTCCCCAGCTCCGAACCACAGTGAGATAACTGACACGTCTCTTGGCCGTGGCTGAACTGTTTGCACATCTTGGAGACCAGCTGTTTCCCTTAGCAGTGACAGCTGGCACTGCCAAAACAACAgtgctgagctgctgttttcactctttgtctAGCTTGTTAGCATTAATCACTCACCCCTCAGTCATTATAATCACAGCCACACTTTCTTAAATCcgtaaaactttttttttgaaattctAGCGAAGCTTCAAAGAACAGAAACTATGTCAGAATGTGATTAAGATTAAGAAAAAGTGTGTTAAAGGAATACATGTTCCAAGTCTCATCACAAACCgatttgaaaagatgttatttGCTCTCTTTTTAAAGCACATTGTCACTGTAGCATATAAATCCTGTCTGCTTCGGTTGTTTAGAAAAGATcctgcaaaaatgtttttctgtgaaacttGACTCTAAATGGGTATGAGGGTGAGCAGATAACGACTGAATTTTCATTCTGAGTGAACTTTAAATTATCATTGGCTGAATGGTacagccattaaaaaaaacagcgaGCAAGAGGATTAAGAAGTGTGAACATCATTGATTGATGAGATGGAGCAAGTTGATGACTGCTGGTGTGACACAGTGTGGACAAAAATTAAGTTACTTAAGGGGGGGACAAAAACTAGAAGTCCATTAAATGTCACTTTTGACGCATGTGACTTTGTAGACCCAGGTTTTAACGGTACTAAAGTTTACTTGTTAGCTAGCTGTTAAGTAAACCATGCGAACAAAAAGTAGAATGTGTTCGGTACCTCTGGGTGATCCATTGGTCCTGCGCTGTGAAACAACTTTCCAGCGTGgtttacaaacacattttggctttaattgttgttgttttccggAATGGTTCGACATCGACTCCCAAAATGAGCTCTCACGGACACTGGGACAGAGCCATAGAGCCATAGACCAGAACACCGCGACGTAAACGCGCGAGTCGCCCGTTGTTATTTTCCGTTGCTTCACAGCTCTAACGGTAACAGATACGCACTCGACGTCTGGATTTAACCGGCAGATACTCGAAACTCTCTCGTCAAAGCGACCGGCGACAGAGGGTTAAAACGCACTGTGGGCTGAGGCTGAAGGAATGCATTGTCTGTGGCTGAAATTAGTTGTGGTTCGAGGTTCTGTTTCTTGCTGTAAAGTCTCACGCTTCTTGCGCACTGTGATTGTGATAGTGGGATGTCCGCGGGTCATTGAAGGGGTCTTGGCTGGGGAAGGGATGTAGCCTATCAACAGCGTGTCGGCGTGAACAGTTTCAACTCAATAAAAGTAAAAGCCAAACCTTGTGTAAGAATCGATTTCAGATTCAAGATTAGAGACGGTCTAGAGAGTAGATCTATTACTGTTTTGTTATTGGAACGGATTATTAGTTATAGTAACAAGGTTAGAGATTGAGATGCAAAATGTATGATGGTCTTATTACATATGATTAATTGTTGTCATGGTTTAAATTACCCAACATAGGACTATATAAAAGAGTTGATATTAGCTCCAACTGGCTATTAGGCCTGGAGTAAAATACTACAATAATCGATGACAtagtggtattttttttttctgcactgagAACTTTTAATGTTGATATTTCAGGAACATTTTACGGATAATACTTATGTTAAATGATTTGCCTGGCACTTTTAATGCTGCCCTTTTCTTGTGAAGCAGTATTACAAGGTGGCAGTGATACTTTTTTTAAGTGAAGGATCTGACTAATTCCTCCACCAAACAATTATTGGTTAATTTATGAAGCATTACTCAGATTTTGTATAGGCATCCATTGTTGCTGCCATTACTGGCAATTTGCTGATAGAATTTGTTCGCTATACAAATGCCAAGTTGTTATGGGGTAAAAATAAACTTCAAATcaataactaaactaaaactaaaacttaactaaactaaactaaactaaacttaaCTAACTCTCAGTATaatgaacaaacattaaaatatactTTATAGTTTTATGAACATCGATATTCTTTCTGAGGTTTAAATTTGGGATTAAACAttgtgtgttgcattgtgggtggTCTGACACTTCCTGCACATTTACAATGAAAAGTGGTCAGTAACCAGCCCCTATTTCCTGCCTTTTAATCAGATACTGTGGTGGTCTTCATGCCGAGCTTTGTATTTGGATGAACAGCATTACTGTGTGTGCACCACTAGCACAAAAGTGTGGCTTTAACAATACAACACAGCCACAGAGCACTGCTAGTTATGGCAAATATGTTCCAACTGCATGACTCTCTCCATCCTTAAGAGTCTGAATAATGGACTCATACTACCttgtcatgttttgttccaAGTTTTAATGCAGATTGAATATCTGCAGTACAACGTTTGAGAAaatgttctgtgtttatgtCAGTCCAGAGGAATGTTATTTTTGGTGCTGAGTTGGTCCAGACTGCACATTTGAGGGGGGAGGGCAGGGAAGGTTTTAGAGGAAATGGTTGTTAAGAACTCCTCCTATATCTCTCCGCACATTCCTCTTTGGTACCCTTCTCTCCAAGTTTTGGAGCTGAAACGTCAACGAGGACAGAACTAGCGCGGAGGCAGGAAAGCTGCAACTGGGATAAAAAGAAACCTCAAAGACGATCATTGAAGGGCACAGACTCCAAGGCACTGAAGCTGACGGGTAAGCACTTCTTAGAAAACGTCTTGATTGTGTTGGATTAAAGAGAAATGTCATGCCTGCAGTTTTTGTTACTTTCTGACATATGCAGTTGAGCATGATCTAACTATTGCTTGTTTCATCCAAATGTGatcaaataataacaaaattatACATTTCTGTTCTTCCGCCGTGATTCCCCTGCATTTTCTGTCGTCAttattttccttctgtctgtgcCAGGTACTTCACACTGTTACTGACTGCTCCTAAAAGACTAAGTGGACTGCACAGTTGAAGGCTGGTAATTtagaaaaagtaaacatttacAGCTTGCATTTGAATGAGTCAGCCGTCACACTTTCTGGTTACACAAAAACATGTGTACCAAATGCACAATTTcaatattttagaaaaatgtgaatatatttaatttgtacaGTAAGCCCTTTCTAATTTAGCAATCTGTAATGCAGTAAACAGCATATTTATGTATGAATTCCTTATTTAGCTTCTAGCCCCTGGAAGAAGGCCACATTACAAAattctgaagaagaagaagaatggctttattggcagcatatatatttttacatacacgcactgaatttgtcttctgcatttaacccatccttagttgaacacacgtgcaacacccagcaaattacatacagtgaaacacacacaggagcagcaggctgcatcaagcaccctGCAAATTCTGTATTTAATTATCTTTGCAGCTACATCTGGGTGGAACTAAAACCCAAAAGGAATAAGACTTGCTTAACAGTGTGACTTCCCTTTTTTGCTGGTTTCTTCGCaaactgatttaaataaaatcaatgagTCAATCATAATTTTTTGCCATTTAATTTAGTCACCATTTCACAAGAGCTTCCTATGGTGGAAAGATTAAGAAAAAGGAATACGTTTGTAGGTTTTTACTCACTGAACCTCAAATGTTATGACAGTTGTTATCCTTAAAGTTTGTATCCATGCATTAAAAGTAACAGCACACCACGCTATTGGTCAAAATTTTCAGACTACAAGGATGTTTACAACCCTTAGAGGGTGTTGATCCTCTGGGAAACTCCTCAGAGACTGGACGGTCTCTGAAGACAGAGGGAAATCACTTCTGTCTGGCATGCTTGTGGTTTGATAAATGGGCAGAGATTGTCAGTGCAGATGTTGAGATGTATGAAGAAAGTGTTCAGAGTTTCCTCGAGAAGCAGACAGAGGGCCCACTGTTTCAGGCCACTGCTTCCTGAAATCTGCTGTTCGTTTTAAATGACATGCAGGAAGGCGATGGAGCTTACAGTTATTATAGGCGTATTTAAATTCTAGTGTTCTAGTGTCCTTGGAGGAACGCTGTCTCgtttcactgttactgtaaacaaCTAAAATGACAAGGAAAAAACCTCTTGACCTTGATCTTAGCAGTGGCTGATGTTGTTCCTTTGACTGCAGATCTGTTTGGTTCCATGTGGAACCACCAGTCCTGACACAAATTGATTTCACAGGTTCACTTCTCTTGTGAGGACATCATCGTATAGTCGTATTGACTTCACAGGGTTGTTTGTAGGTAGGCTACCTGACTCCTCCCTCAACACCAAGCAGCCATGGTCTTCCTACTCATATCCCTGACAATTCTGCATCTGGTTACCTTGGCCATGCTCTTCATCGCCACCCTCGAGAAGGTGAGACACACTGTCATCTGATGTCATACCTtagcttttgttgtttctccttTTACAATGGAGAGATGAACACACTAACTGTGGTTTTGTGCCCTGtgcccttttctttcttccttcctttctttctttctttctttctttcttactttctttctttccccagTCCTGGTGGGTATGGACTGATTCAGAAATCACAGACCTCTGGTATAACTGTTTCCATGATAATGCCACAAAGACCTGGCTGTGTGCCACAACCAATGAAAACGGTAAGTTATTTGTCTGCGCACTTGCCTGCGTACAAATGAAAAttgctttgtttatttcctggtcatattttgtatttctgcatAATGCCTgaacattatatatatatataattgttTTGCTTGTGAGCCAGTGTCTTACATCACTCGTCATTCTCTAACCTCCCCTCCCAGACTGGCTGCAGTCTGTCCAGGCCCTCATGATCCTCTCTGTGGTCTTCTCCTCCATTTCCTTCTTGGTTTTTCTGGGTCAGCTGCTCACCTTGTCCAAGGGAGGACTCTTCTACTTCACGGGCCTCTGTCAGGCCTTTGCAGGTGTTTGAAGACATACTCCATAAGCCACATAAGATGACAGTGAAACCTGACAGCAGTTTATGTCTTCACTTTGTCAAGAAACTATTAATTATTTAGGACCTAAACTTAACTGTACTTAAGATTTCTTTGAAATGTAGCTTATTCTTTTGGTTTATATCACTTTGCTTTCTGCTCTTAATGAATTGGGctcatttattttactcatgTTTTATAAAGGGAGAAAGTAACCCACATTTGTTTAAAGGATAAGCTTTGCTAcattctgctttgctttttgtttgtcaaCAAATCttatgaaaagaccaaaaccaatgaatttattaaagtaaaaagGATCTATTGTCAGCGGCACGGTGGtgctgtggttagcactgtcgcctcatagcaagagggttccaggttcgaatcccggtctgggcccttctatgtggagtttgcatgttctccctgtgcctgcgtgggttttctccgggttctccggcttcctcccacaataccaaaaacatgcacattaggttaattggctactctaaattgcccctaggtgtgagtgtgagagtgtgtggttgtctgtctttgtgtgttggccctgcgattgactggcgaccagtccagggtgtaccacgcctctcgcccgtagtcagctgggataggctccagcccccccgcgaccctgacggataagcggtatagaaaatggatggatggatggatctatTGTCAttcaaaaatgatgaaaaacacactAGCGAGACACTGTGCTGCACTGGTTGACATGTCCCCCATTTACAATGAACATGGATACtgtgtgtattaatccacagctgaaaatagtccccaacaaatgcacttttTACTACATACTGGTGGCTCacttttaaagatttacatctCCAGTAGGATCATGTGGCATTGAGACTGAGTGACAGAGACAGTTTAAGGAAGTCAGAGAAATTAAGGGAGGACTGACGCACTGtcggttttggtctttttgtggcatttgctgacaataagaaaaatattaagCAATGCCATCTTATCCTGCAGATTCTTCCGATCTTTCTGTTCCTTCAGAACAGATTTAATGAAATACTTAGGGATAAAGTTTCATTTACCTCTAATGTGTTGTCAAATGAAAAGGGAAGACTGAgatgagacagactgagagtttgaatgaaaactgttttaatgtgttaCTCTTGCAGGTTTCACAGACTTTGCTGCTTGCCTCATCTTCACCTTCCACAGAAAGGAAATCCTAAATGACTCCAGAGACCTGAACAGGGGACACTTTGGCTACTGTTTCATCCTGGCGTGGTTGTGTGTGCCTCTCCTCCTGATCAGCAGTGTCCTCTATGTCCACTTGCGCAAGAAGCAGTGAGCagaaaaaaccccccaaaaaaacggGTAAAAATAAACTCTTACTAAGAGTGTGATGctattcattcatcatttccaGTTAACAGTAAGCACACACGAGCAAATAAAAGGCCAGAGAATGAAATATCTCTTGAAATTATacaattctgttttgtttctgactCCACCCAAGCTACATTGTCTGCTGGACATTACGTCATCGCGGTGGCAGCTCTGTTGTTGTTACTCAAGACCAAATCAAGAAAGATAAAAGTCGCTGCTTTAAGATACAAAActcatgtgtgtgtcacatgaaGGAGTCTGTGATTTGTTGTACTTAATCTGTGATTGTGATGATAGTAGGACAATAGGGGGCTCAAATGacttcttttgtattttgtatatatttgtgtttactctaaaaataactaataaataactaaaaacCAATACACTGATAGTTGTCATGTTGTAAGTGATGTACACATCCCTGTATCTACAGGGCTAAATCTGTGCCAAgcccattttgttttgtcttgcgTGCTGGATGATGTTGCACAGCACAGTTGCAGTCTTCTAACATAGTGTTGTAAGGGTGCGCCGTCTTTGCCATTTGACCACATATTGTTTGGTGGCATTCATTGTTTACTTTGTTAAAGTATGCTCATGCTATTTCCTGCataacaacagagaaacagctgaTAATAAACCGGCCAGTGACACTGGTATCAGAAGGTTTTtccaaagaaatgaaaaagaaactacTGCACACCTGACACTTTTTCGCTGTCACCGTCAGGTACACCATTAGTCCTGCACGATACTCTCACAAACCTACCTGTCAGGCCGGACCAGttcaaaaagaaatgtgaagtAGGTCAAATAAGGTATATACTGCAATATTATTCAGCACATCCCTCATGCACATTATGGAATGGTAAGTACTGAAACCAGCGTATCACAGAGACTTTGATGTAATTTAAATACAGGGGTGCacaaaagcagaggagaagaacaaTAGGATTGTGACCGTGTATCTGTGCAGCTTAGCCGTCTGTCAGCTGCACAGAATGTCTGGAATCTGGGAGTAACAAGGAGTGGAAGGGTGAAGAGGTGTGAGATGACATGCAGGGGAGGGGAACACATGAAGAGCTACAGTTTCTGACAACTCATGAGTAATACTGGAGGCAGAGAGACGAGACATGCTGCCCAGGAGGTGAGCTTCAcagtgtttggatttttttccttttacttattttattattcttctTACTTTATTAAGTCAACATGAGCTGGAGGTCAAGGCTGctgcaaaacataaaatgtgctCAGGATTGAACTTGTGGACCCTGAACAGGCTTTTATctcagtgataaaaaaaaatcaaactcaaCATCAAGACTGCATCAAATATCACATGTGTTCTGGACAGCTCCTGCCAGCATGGAAATATTGGGATTTTTTTGCCAGAGGGATGAGTGAAATGATCAGTGATTGAAGCGTGACATGGACAAGCCCAGGATAGTCTTGCTGTCCCACAACTGGAGTCAGTAGTGGGAGCTTTGACAGGTGGCACTTATTCCCAGAGACACAACCGGCTGTGACCATGTCTAACTCACAAGAGCAGAGCCTGGACGAGGATGTAGTGTTCCTGCCCGTGAATGAGTCCTCCCCAGAGTTCTTCTATTGTGAGAAGGAGCGTCAGGCAGTGGAGAGACTCTTAAGTGCAGGACCAGAGGCTTTCTACAGCTCCACTGGCACAGAGCGCTCCGGCTGCTTCCTGTCTTCTGAGGAAGTCAGTCAGATAACCAGCTGGGCTCAGGACTATCGATTCAACCAGCTGCAGGTGCACGGAGAGGTGCGTGGAGAGATTGGCAGCTCACGGGTTGAGGACTTCTGTTCCACCTACTTCCCTTCCTACTCAGACACACCAGCACCGAACCTGGAGCTGGGCTGGCCTGAGCGAAGCCCCTGGGTGCCAAAGGGGAGTGTTACTGTCCACACCAGTcctccagcagagggagagcCTCCAGTCAGAGAGATCATCAGACGGCACTTGCAAAAAGCCAGCCAAGTATGTAAATTTACTTCAAATTTCTATGGAACAacaagacacatttttttcacaattcACCCTACACACCAGTGCTTCAGAGTCACAACAGTAGTCCACTATGTTTGTTTGATGGCTTTAGTTAATTGCTTCTTTGCTTCTTTGaagattttcatttaaaattatataataaaCTCAAAACTACAACTTCAACAGTATATAAACAATTCTGACGTGAGGCAGCCTCTGCTAGCGACAAAGTTgaaattgtatttgtttaatttatttgtgcattttttacGCACATAGAAAGTATTCTTGAGTTTTGTACCTGTACCTTTGAACCTCATCACCTTAAACTCAAGGTAATTGATACAGtcactttcatttcacatcTAGAAAATAAGAGGTAAATGGGATTCATTTTTGCGTGAGACACTTCTTCAGTAATCCTTTcaattaaagacattttgtgtgCCGCACAGGTAATTGCCATTGTGACAGACAGATTGACAGATGGTGCTATAATTGGTGATTTGCATAATGCTGCCTCCCGGGGCGTCCCCATTTACATCATCCTGAACCAAAGGTCCATTCAAGACAATTTCACGCTCAGCAGGCTCAGGCATCCGGTGAGTCACCTCCCACAAATCGGCACACACCTAACAGCCATCCTCACATTGAACaccacagattttattttgccaaAATCAGTTTACCACCACCACATTTTGTAATGGGTCACATCTGAAAGTAACCCACGCATCATTGTCATTAAAACCCTGATAAACTGCAGACATACTCTGGAGAGGCATCTCATAAACTGCAAAATCTGAAAGAGTAGCAGAGAGGAGTCAAGGACAACAACATGTTCACATCTCTTGTTTATTCAGCTCACATCGTGGGTTTTGCACTACACTCCCACTGTTGAAGTGCAACTTCCTTTTTCAAATCAGTGTCTCATGAACTGCAAGTGTGTCTTTTTACTTTGACATGCTTAGGAATGTGACCTGTACTTTAAGTAACACATAGCTAAACTGGTTGCACAGCATTCAAGGTTGTCTTTTGAATGGTGAAAAACCTGCTTTAAGAAAGTCCTCTGAATGTAGCACATGTAGGTGATGAACACAGACGCATGActgaataaaacttaaaattcTCTGTCTATGCGGGGAACAGATTCATCAGTATGATCAAAAGATTGGTGTTTTCTCAGTTATACTGGTTTTCCATGGCTGTACTCAGGTGAGGCACAGGCTTTAGCCGTGGTATCAGTGTAGCTCTAGTGATGGCCACGCTTGTTGGACAGACTGTCATgagattttatttgatttgatttgactttttaaCAAATGCTTCCAGCAGGTTAAAGTTTATCACTTGACCTTTTCCACCACTAAAGTTTATCCAATGTGTCAACTTGATTTTCAGTTGTccagtgctttgttttttgactaaatacctgcaaaactcaTGACTTGTCTGAcagcttcagctgtacttttGTGTTGAACGCTAATCTGCAAATGTCACCTGATACCTTCTAATCATCAGTGTGTTAACATTGCAagtgtgagcatgttagcatgttgacattAGACCATGTGTATTCCATACCGGTTCACCGTGTATTTGATCATTCACATCCCGTCACATGTGAACCCATTTTCGGTGCAAATCAGGCTTGAGTTCCAACTTAAGCTTGTGATCTTGCAGAACATGCAGGTCCGTGTTCTTGGAGGGAAAACCTTCTGTTCGAGGACGGGAAGAATGGTGGTCGGGGAAATGAAAGACAAGTTTCTTCTGGTAGATTTACAGACAGTGATTCATGGCAGCTACAGGTGAGCAGTTATATCATCTGATTCCTTTTATAAGTATTTCACATACTTCAGAGTGACGTTAGAAGCTGTCTTTGCACTCTGCAGTCTCACATGGACAGACGCCCACCTGCACCGGCAGTTAATCACTGTCCTAAGCGGCTCAGTGGTTGACTCATTTGACAGGGAGTTCAGGACTCTTTTTGCTGCTTCGTTCCCTGTCCCAGACATATGGAGAACTGCAGGTCCTCGAGTAGATGTCACTCATCAACTGAAAGACCACTCAAAGCTTAGGTTTCAAAAGCATCTCTCTTTGGAGCCTGAGATTACCAACCCTCCGTCCCCACCTGATTCCCTCTTGGACTGGGAAGCCATGGGTGTTGTCCCCAGAGACATCTGCTTCAGTCCTTTTGATCAACATAAGGAAATCGTAGCCAAGGAAATGACATGGCAGAACAACATGCTGTTTGATAAAAACACCTCCATTATGGACAGTTTTACTTTCAATGGAAACCAGTTTGTGGATAAGAAAAGGTATGTGGACAATTTTGACTTCTAACATCAAGTTTAACACCA encodes the following:
- the LOC124056196 gene encoding epithelial membrane protein 3-like, whose protein sequence is MVFLLISLTILHLVTLAMLFIATLEKSWWVWTDSEITDLWYNCFHDNATKTWLCATTNENDWLQSVQALMILSVVFSSISFLVFLGQLLTLSKGGLFYFTGLCQAFAGFTDFAACLIFTFHRKEILNDSRDLNRGHFGYCFILAWLCVPLLLISSVLYVHLRKKQ
- the fam83e gene encoding protein FAM83F, which produces MSNSQEQSLDEDVVFLPVNESSPEFFYCEKERQAVERLLSAGPEAFYSSTGTERSGCFLSSEEVSQITSWAQDYRFNQLQVHGEVRGEIGSSRVEDFCSTYFPSYSDTPAPNLELGWPERSPWVPKGSVTVHTSPPAEGEPPVREIIRRHLQKASQVIAIVTDRLTDGAIIGDLHNAASRGVPIYIILNQRSIQDNFTLSRLRHPNMQVRVLGGKTFCSRTGRMVVGEMKDKFLLVDLQTVIHGSYSLTWTDAHLHRQLITVLSGSVVDSFDREFRTLFAASFPVPDIWRTAGPRVDVTHQLKDHSKLRFQKHLSLEPEITNPPSPPDSLLDWEAMGVVPRDICFSPFDQHKEIVAKEMTWQNNMLFDKNTSIMDSFTFNGNQFVDKKRLSENTTPVTNNVPNKSSAFNNMQPKDSTTPERMKSVERIIEKALSRQLSIEKTINSGNRTTTRPDDKAKEPAHNMGELSSTPRRERSRRELVLGDKHSLNETSTNVENTPSSRKPLILRVPQSESFSSLSDIMKRLQPQQCTSRLLKRGSEAAASDMSKSMMDLSVHNTDTNDVPVPRFKSGYFEPGHMTPGFALMKKKNDDFKPLLYRTPKNLMPRERPRSSSYALGVDWRRSLAEMEGDEEAGARK